One part of the Campylobacter concisus genome encodes these proteins:
- a CDS encoding replicative DNA helicase: MAKQRVNEIEFTNLYDIDMERAILSSILQNNDILGEIFDIIKAKDFYLKGHSQIYDAMVACLNSDDPITMPFLKNRLGEKYDEELILDILGTNSLIDIQKYANELREKSIKRSLVKIAHNIPSKVNEDKPSRDMVDDLSQEFYSLIEGGSTGVIKEGKEIIMKMMDHINAQALLGEKDIVGLDTGFKKLNEMIKGFKNGDLIIVAARPGMGKTTLCLNFMSQVLRNNAGVVFFSLEMPAEQIMMRMLASKTSIPLQDIMTAKMDDEALARFSDACEEFAASKLFVHDSGYVNIHQVRTQMRKLKAMHPEISLCVIDYIGLMMSTNNYADRHVQIAEISRGLKLLARELDMPIIALSQLNRSLESRANKRPMLSDLRESGAIEQDADIILFVYRDEFYLEQEEKEKEKRASAEGKEYKSNHVFNKLQEKAEIIVGKNRNGETGSVDVLFQKQHSRFEDMSAMPVSDVSFEG; the protein is encoded by the coding sequence GTGGCAAAGCAAAGAGTTAACGAGATAGAATTTACCAACCTTTACGACATTGATATGGAGCGAGCTATACTAAGCTCCATTTTGCAAAACAACGATATTTTAGGTGAAATTTTTGACATTATTAAGGCAAAGGATTTTTATCTAAAAGGGCATTCGCAAATATATGATGCAATGGTGGCATGCCTAAATAGCGATGATCCCATAACTATGCCATTTTTAAAAAATAGACTTGGCGAAAAATACGACGAAGAGCTAATACTAGATATTTTAGGCACAAACTCTCTAATAGACATTCAAAAATACGCAAACGAACTAAGAGAAAAATCTATAAAAAGAAGTCTTGTAAAGATCGCTCACAATATACCAAGCAAAGTAAATGAAGACAAGCCAAGCCGCGATATGGTCGATGATCTTAGCCAGGAATTTTACTCTTTGATAGAAGGTGGAAGCACTGGAGTTATAAAAGAAGGCAAAGAGATCATCATGAAAATGATGGATCATATTAATGCTCAGGCCTTGCTTGGTGAAAAAGATATCGTTGGACTTGATACTGGATTTAAAAAGCTAAATGAGATGATAAAGGGCTTTAAAAATGGAGACCTCATCATCGTCGCAGCTCGTCCAGGTATGGGAAAAACGACACTTTGTTTAAATTTTATGAGTCAGGTTTTAAGAAATAATGCCGGAGTTGTTTTTTTCTCGCTCGAGATGCCGGCTGAGCAGATAATGATGAGAATGCTAGCAAGCAAGACCTCTATCCCGCTTCAAGACATAATGACTGCAAAGATGGATGATGAAGCGTTGGCTAGATTTAGCGATGCTTGTGAGGAGTTTGCTGCTAGCAAGCTTTTTGTACATGATAGCGGCTATGTAAATATCCATCAAGTAAGAACGCAAATGCGAAAACTAAAGGCTATGCATCCTGAAATTTCACTTTGCGTGATCGATTACATCGGTCTTATGATGAGTACAAATAACTACGCTGATCGTCACGTCCAAATAGCTGAAATTTCTCGTGGTCTTAAACTACTGGCACGTGAGCTAGATATGCCAATCATCGCTCTTTCTCAGCTAAACAGAAGCCTTGAGTCTCGCGCAAATAAACGCCCTATGCTAAGCGATCTAAGAGAGTCAGGTGCGATCGAGCAAGATGCTGACATCATTCTTTTTGTTTATAGAGATGAGTTTTATCTAGAACAAGAAGAAAAAGAGAAAGAAAAACGCGCAAGTGCCGAGGGCAAAGAGTACAAGAGTAATCATGTCTTTAATAAGCTTCAAGAAAAGGCTGAGATCATAGTTGGCAAAAATAGAAACGGCGAAACTGGCTCAGTTGATGTGCTCTTTCAAAAGCAACACTCAAGGTTTGAAGATATGTCTGCAATGCCAGTATCTGATGTTTCATTTGAAGGCTGA
- a CDS encoding efflux RND transporter permease subunit, with amino-acid sequence MIKTAINRPITTLMVFLSLVVFGIYSLKTMNVNLYPQVNIPIVKITTYANGDMNYIKTKITQKIEDEISSIEGIKKIYSTSFDNLSVVSIEFELNKDLESATNDVRDKMQKARLSANYEIEKLNGLSSSVFSLFITRLDGNETKLMQEIDDVAKPFLERISGVSKVKTNGFLEPAVKILLDRFKLDKNALSANEVANLIKVENLKAPLGKIENEQIQMAIKSNFSAKSIDEIRNLTIKQGVFLKDIASVDLAYKDANEAAIMDKKSGVLLGLELAPDANALTVIALAKSKLDQFKSLLGSEYDVKIAYDKSEVIQKHIDQTAFDMILGVLLTIVIVYLFLRNFSITIISVVAIPTSIVATFFIINALGYDINRLSLIALTLGIGIFIDDAIVVTENIASKLKDEPNALKASFAGIKEIAFSVFAISLVLLCVFVPIAFMSGIVGKYFNSFAMSVAAGIVISFFVSIFLVPTLSARFVNAKQSGFFLKSEPFFEALENGYEKILALALKFKFIFLAITFVIVVCSFGLAKFVGGDFMPSEDNSEFNIYFKLDPSLSLQASKEKLKDKISLINADPQVAYAYFILGYTDAKQPYLVKAYVRLKELKDRANHERQNAIMQSFRDKLKSDNMSVIVADLPVVEGGDVQPVKLTITSENGKELEKFVPKISKMLKEINDATDVNSPEEDLLKRVQISIDEDKAKRLNLDKASVASTVYSAFSQNEVSVFENENGKEYELYMRLDDKFRSDTNDILKTKIRSKEGFFVTLGDVATISFEQKPASISRFNRADEIKFLANTKNNAPLNSVANEISKKLDEILPANFKYKFLGFVELMDDTNASFIFTVSASAVLIYMVLAALYESFLLPFLIMLAMPLAFCGVVIGLFISGNPFSLFVMVGVILLFGMVGKNAILVVDFANHFANSGMEANEAVKMAAKKRLRAVLMTTFAMIFAMLPLALSRGAGFEANSPMAISIIFGLISSTLLSLLVVPVLFAWVYNLDKFIRKFYERERI; translated from the coding sequence ATGATAAAAACAGCCATCAACCGCCCTATAACTACATTAATGGTTTTTTTAAGCCTTGTTGTCTTTGGAATTTATTCTCTAAAGACGATGAACGTAAATTTATACCCACAAGTAAATATCCCAATAGTAAAGATCACGACTTACGCAAACGGCGATATGAACTATATAAAAACTAAGATCACGCAAAAGATCGAAGATGAAATTTCAAGCATTGAAGGTATCAAGAAAATTTACTCAACAAGCTTTGATAACCTAAGTGTGGTTAGCATCGAATTTGAGCTAAATAAAGACCTAGAGAGTGCCACAAATGACGTTCGCGACAAGATGCAAAAGGCAAGACTTAGCGCAAACTACGAGATAGAAAAGCTAAATGGGCTCTCGTCATCTGTCTTTAGTCTCTTTATCACAAGGCTTGATGGCAATGAAACTAAGCTAATGCAAGAGATCGATGACGTGGCAAAGCCATTTTTAGAGCGCATAAGCGGCGTTTCAAAGGTCAAGACAAATGGCTTTTTAGAGCCAGCGGTGAAAATTTTACTCGATAGATTTAAGCTAGATAAAAACGCCCTTAGTGCAAATGAAGTGGCAAATTTGATAAAGGTTGAAAATTTAAAAGCACCACTTGGCAAGATAGAAAATGAGCAGATCCAAATGGCGATCAAGTCAAATTTTAGCGCCAAAAGCATAGATGAGATAAGAAATTTAACGATCAAACAAGGGGTCTTTTTAAAAGATATCGCAAGCGTTGATCTTGCTTATAAAGACGCAAACGAAGCAGCGATAATGGATAAAAAAAGTGGCGTCTTGCTGGGCCTTGAGCTAGCCCCAGACGCAAACGCTCTAACCGTGATCGCTCTAGCTAAGTCAAAGCTAGATCAGTTTAAAAGCCTGCTTGGTAGCGAATACGACGTAAAAATAGCCTACGATAAGAGTGAAGTGATACAAAAGCACATCGATCAAACCGCCTTTGACATGATCCTTGGCGTCTTGCTAACCATCGTGATCGTATATCTGTTTTTAAGAAATTTCTCGATCACCATCATCTCAGTCGTAGCGATACCAACTAGCATCGTGGCGACATTTTTCATCATAAATGCCCTAGGCTACGACATAAACCGCCTAAGCCTCATAGCGCTAACGCTTGGCATCGGCATCTTCATCGATGATGCGATAGTTGTCACTGAAAATATCGCTAGCAAGCTAAAAGATGAGCCAAACGCCCTAAAGGCAAGCTTTGCAGGCATAAAAGAGATAGCATTTAGTGTCTTTGCGATCTCGCTCGTGCTGCTTTGCGTCTTCGTGCCTATCGCCTTTATGAGCGGCATCGTTGGCAAGTACTTTAACTCATTTGCGATGAGCGTGGCAGCTGGCATCGTCATCTCATTTTTTGTGAGCATATTTCTTGTGCCAACGCTTAGTGCTAGGTTTGTAAATGCCAAACAAAGCGGCTTTTTTCTAAAGAGCGAGCCATTTTTTGAAGCACTTGAAAATGGCTATGAGAAAATTTTAGCTTTAGCGCTTAAATTTAAGTTCATATTTTTAGCCATAACGTTTGTGATCGTTGTTTGCTCATTTGGACTGGCTAAATTTGTAGGAGGCGACTTCATGCCAAGCGAGGATAACTCGGAGTTTAACATCTACTTTAAGCTCGATCCCTCACTTAGCCTGCAAGCTAGCAAAGAGAAGCTAAAAGATAAAATTTCACTCATAAACGCCGATCCTCAGGTAGCTTACGCCTACTTCATCCTTGGCTACACAGACGCCAAGCAGCCATATCTTGTAAAAGCTTACGTTAGGCTAAAGGAGCTAAAAGATAGGGCCAATCACGAGCGGCAAAATGCCATCATGCAAAGTTTTCGTGACAAGCTAAAAAGTGACAATATGAGCGTCATCGTGGCTGATCTGCCAGTGGTTGAAGGTGGCGATGTACAGCCAGTTAAGCTTACTATCACCTCTGAAAATGGTAAAGAGCTAGAGAAATTTGTGCCAAAGATCAGCAAGATGCTAAAAGAGATAAATGACGCAACGGACGTAAATTCGCCCGAAGAAGATCTGCTAAAACGCGTGCAAATTTCTATAGATGAAGATAAGGCAAAGAGGCTAAATTTAGACAAAGCCAGCGTTGCAAGCACCGTTTATAGCGCTTTTAGCCAGAACGAGGTCTCTGTTTTTGAAAACGAAAATGGCAAAGAGTATGAGCTTTACATGCGTCTTGATGATAAATTTAGAAGCGATACAAATGATATTTTAAAGACTAAGATAAGAAGCAAAGAGGGCTTTTTTGTCACACTTGGTGACGTGGCGACGATTAGTTTTGAGCAAAAGCCAGCTAGTATTTCGAGGTTTAATAGAGCTGATGAGATAAAATTCCTAGCAAATACCAAAAATAACGCGCCGCTAAATAGCGTGGCAAATGAAATTTCAAAGAAACTTGATGAAATTTTGCCAGCAAATTTCAAGTATAAATTTCTTGGATTTGTCGAGCTGATGGACGATACAAACGCTTCTTTTATATTTACGGTGAGTGCGAGTGCGGTGCTTATTTACATGGTGCTAGCTGCACTTTATGAGAGCTTTTTGCTACCATTTCTTATCATGCTTGCCATGCCGCTTGCCTTTTGTGGCGTCGTGATCGGACTTTTTATAAGCGGCAATCCATTTAGCCTATTTGTCATGGTTGGCGTCATCTTGCTCTTTGGTATGGTCGGCAAAAACGCCATCTTAGTCGTTGATTTTGCAAACCACTTTGCAAATAGTGGCATGGAGGCAAACGAAGCTGTAAAAATGGCTGCAAAAAAGCGTTTAAGGGCTGTTTTGATGACCACTTTTGCCATGATATTTGCTATGCTGCCGCTTGCACTTAGCAGAGGAGCTGGCTTTGAGGCAAACTCACCTATGGCTATAAGCATCATCTTTGGGCTCATTAGCTCGACCTTGCTAAGCTTGCTTGTCGTGCCAGTGCTCTTTGCTTGGGTCTATAATCTTGATAAATTTATAAGAAAATTTTATGAAAGGGAGAGAATTTGA
- a CDS encoding TolC family protein has translation MKKFLFIFLPVFLLGSNLSVIANKATQNEISKIKELELKRANLNDEATLSSYMPSLSLEGSYGKNASTFPSVVAKESAGVLARIDFLLYDGGAREARLKMNQLLKNKAMIASDEAKNYLALKAVNLYFNAAALENIITAKQAQANFLKGVLDKLEKANIAGLAAKDELENVRAKYYLANSTQLEYKNKMEQILNEINLLTGEKILPVAGAKMADISSNLASKNAELDRLSQDIFLGEAKLSETRAGFLPQILLYDTYGFYKNNYDIDLGRLSSYRSYVDKYLKEDTHGNKFGIAFKWKIFDFFATSKMSQAQKIALDEARLNVEYKKRENETKLKNLQSEIVVLASKIASLNEYVKASDLALKASYEKYNSGLLGYSDLLEALSQKFDAISLFEGAKDELEIKKAEFFFENGEPILERIRD, from the coding sequence ATGAAAAAATTTTTATTCATTTTTTTGCCGGTATTTTTGCTTGGTTCAAATTTAAGCGTGATCGCAAACAAAGCAACGCAAAATGAAATTTCAAAGATCAAAGAGCTTGAGTTAAAAAGAGCAAATTTAAACGATGAAGCCACATTAAGCTCATATATGCCAAGCCTTAGCTTAGAGGGCTCATACGGCAAAAATGCAAGCACCTTTCCAAGTGTAGTCGCTAAAGAGTCAGCCGGTGTGCTAGCTAGGATAGATTTTTTACTTTATGATGGCGGAGCGAGAGAGGCTAGGCTAAAGATGAACCAGCTTTTAAAAAACAAAGCTATGATCGCTAGTGATGAAGCCAAAAACTATCTTGCACTTAAGGCTGTAAATTTATACTTTAACGCAGCTGCGCTTGAAAATATAATCACAGCCAAACAGGCTCAAGCAAATTTTTTAAAAGGCGTTTTGGATAAGCTTGAAAAGGCAAACATTGCAGGCCTTGCCGCAAAAGATGAACTTGAAAATGTAAGGGCTAAATATTACTTAGCTAATAGCACGCAGCTTGAATACAAAAACAAAATGGAGCAAATCTTAAATGAGATAAATTTGCTAACTGGTGAGAAAATTTTGCCAGTAGCTGGAGCAAAGATGGCTGATATTAGCTCAAATTTAGCTTCAAAGAATGCCGAGCTTGATAGACTAAGCCAAGATATATTTTTAGGCGAGGCCAAGCTTAGCGAGACAAGAGCTGGCTTTTTGCCTCAAATTTTGCTTTATGACACATATGGATTTTATAAAAATAATTACGATATCGATCTAGGCAGGCTTAGTTCTTACCGCTCATACGTGGATAAATACTTAAAAGAAGATACTCACGGTAATAAATTTGGTATCGCTTTTAAATGGAAAATTTTTGATTTTTTTGCCACTAGCAAGATGAGTCAGGCTCAAAAGATCGCACTTGATGAGGCAAGGCTAAATGTGGAGTATAAAAAGCGTGAAAATGAGACAAAGCTTAAAAATTTGCAAAGTGAAATCGTGGTGCTTGCTTCAAAAATCGCTTCACTAAACGAATATGTAAAAGCAAGCGATTTGGCATTAAAAGCTAGCTATGAGAAGTATAACTCCGGACTTTTGGGATATAGCGACCTGCTTGAGGCGCTTTCTCAAAAATTTGATGCCATTAGCCTTTTTGAAGGGGCGAAAGATGAGCTTGAGATCAAAAAAGCGGAGTTCTTTTTTGAGAATGGCGAGCCGATTTTAGAGAGGATTAGGGATTGA
- a CDS encoding EamA family transporter — protein sequence MNKLIFVTILWAFSFSLIGEFLAGKVDSYLAVFIRVALASLVFLPFTKFRGISPKLAFGIMAIGAVQIGLMYLFYYNSFLYLSVPEVALFTIFTPFYVTLIYDAFSFKFRPLYLFSVGVAVFGALVIKYGAINDGVLKGFLLVQAANICFGAGQSAYKALLEKFDVDQKNVFGYFHFGAFFVAIVALLTLGNPAKFSLTSTQILVLLWLGIVASGVGYFMWNKGACEVDSGVLAIMNNALIPAAIIVNLVFWQKDTDLTRLILGAVIMYISLIIHNKIMKFYGMKIA from the coding sequence TTGAATAAACTGATCTTTGTAACCATTTTGTGGGCTTTTAGCTTTAGTTTGATAGGTGAGTTTTTAGCTGGCAAGGTTGATAGCTATTTGGCTGTTTTTATTCGGGTTGCGCTTGCGAGCTTAGTCTTTTTACCATTTACAAAATTTCGTGGTATCAGCCCAAAGCTAGCATTTGGCATTATGGCGATCGGAGCGGTGCAAATAGGACTTATGTATCTATTTTATTACAATTCATTTTTGTATTTAAGCGTGCCAGAAGTCGCACTTTTTACCATTTTTACGCCGTTTTATGTGACGCTCATATACGACGCATTTAGCTTTAAATTTAGGCCACTTTATCTATTTAGCGTTGGCGTTGCGGTTTTTGGAGCTTTGGTTATAAAATATGGCGCTATAAACGATGGTGTATTAAAGGGTTTTTTGCTAGTGCAAGCGGCAAATATCTGCTTTGGAGCAGGGCAGAGTGCATATAAGGCACTTTTAGAAAAATTTGACGTGGACCAAAAAAATGTCTTTGGCTACTTTCACTTTGGGGCATTTTTTGTAGCTATCGTTGCGCTTCTTACTCTTGGCAATCCAGCCAAATTTTCACTTACTTCAACGCAAATTTTAGTGCTTCTCTGGCTTGGCATAGTCGCTAGTGGAGTTGGATATTTTATGTGGAACAAAGGGGCTTGCGAGGTCGATAGTGGCGTACTTGCTATCATGAATAATGCTCTCATTCCAGCTGCTATCATCGTAAATTTAGTCTTTTGGCAAAAGGATACAGATTTAACTAGGCTAATTTTAGGCGCTGTTATAATGTATATATCTTTGATAATTCACAACAAGATAATGAAATTTTATGGTATGAAGATCGCTTAG
- a CDS encoding TolC family protein: protein MKKILTVLLFALPLWAGNLLEIIALAQSARLESLKEFNKNEYINKNKSKKLNLSLDGRYTFVPDEIKGGYMTKAGSITAKVEYLIFDGGASEAADKILDHKGVEKIYKDEELMNLTAFQVAKVYFNAVALNSLINLETKFVNSFAKAAAENEFWFEYGEIDKSEFDAINFTLDKKRAELDELGLKLAELNSRINLLSNGEIGFNAGSKIMMPDFSKDDISAKIGAMEQEKFIKEQENEKQKSKFAPKIYLKDTQSVNNNSFKKGERTTSQMIGAYADANKPRVEFEWKLPDSLSLSKQSQVKRIEEQKAALDLSDEENRIITRLKELESTIKGLSAKLNLQDLKQDKLDSDFIDLLNGYLDGEIKYEEFLFVSEKNFSDRANFILDGDLLELNKLEYFFECARKINEVIIE, encoded by the coding sequence TTGAAGAAAATTTTAACAGTTTTGCTCTTTGCTTTGCCTCTTTGGGCTGGAAATTTACTAGAGATCATCGCTCTAGCGCAAAGTGCAAGGCTTGAGAGTTTAAAAGAATTTAATAAAAATGAATATATAAATAAAAATAAGAGTAAAAAGCTAAATTTATCCCTTGATGGCAGATATACCTTTGTGCCTGACGAGATAAAGGGCGGATATATGACAAAGGCAGGATCGATCACGGCAAAGGTTGAGTATCTTATCTTTGACGGCGGTGCGAGCGAGGCTGCTGATAAAATTTTAGACCACAAGGGCGTGGAGAAAATTTACAAAGATGAAGAGCTGATGAATCTCACTGCTTTTCAGGTCGCAAAGGTCTATTTTAACGCCGTTGCCCTAAATTCACTTATAAATTTAGAGACAAAATTTGTCAATAGCTTTGCTAAGGCTGCGGCTGAAAATGAGTTTTGGTTTGAGTATGGCGAGATAGATAAGAGCGAATTTGATGCGATAAATTTTACTCTTGATAAAAAAAGAGCCGAACTAGACGAGCTTGGGCTTAAGCTAGCCGAGCTAAACTCAAGGATAAATTTGCTCTCAAACGGCGAGATCGGCTTTAATGCTGGCTCAAAGATAATGATGCCTGATTTTAGTAAAGATGATATAAGCGCAAAAATTGGGGCAATGGAGCAAGAAAAATTTATAAAAGAGCAAGAAAATGAGAAGCAAAAGAGTAAATTTGCTCCAAAAATTTACTTAAAAGATACGCAAAGTGTGAATAATAACAGCTTTAAAAAAGGTGAGAGGACGACTTCGCAGATGATAGGCGCTTACGCTGATGCGAACAAGCCTAGAGTGGAGTTTGAGTGGAAGCTGCCTGATAGCTTAAGTCTTAGTAAGCAAAGTCAAGTTAAACGCATTGAAGAGCAAAAGGCGGCACTTGATCTAAGCGATGAAGAAAATAGGATAATCACTCGCCTAAAAGAGCTAGAAAGCACGATCAAAGGCTTAAGCGCAAAGTTAAATTTGCAAGATTTGAAGCAAGATAAGCTTGATAGTGATTTTATTGATCTGCTAAATGGTTATCTTGATGGCGAGATAAAATATGAAGAATTTCTATTTGTGAGTGAGAAAAATTTTAGCGATAGGGCAAATTTCATACTTGATGGTGATTTACTTGAGCTAAACAAGCTTGAGTATTTTTTTGAATGTGCAAGAAAAATAAATGAGGTGATAATTGAATAA
- a CDS encoding ComEC/Rec2 family competence protein yields the protein MRFKALKNREIFTIFCLFCLCIFSINLAISYHKYQIFMDKGEQELTATVISNYEKLGDDGKKRQILKLKTDEFSFYTLGAKTDDFKAGDSIFLSVINLDVSFKNYLASSFYMPSFSREKLPQKATQNINQKLQSLIYAQHENSKISQLYSALFLGTSIDGELRDDVSHLGIAHLIAISGYHLGFISAVIFFVFRPLLKILYARFLPFRNYNFDLAIIVFIVLSFYFFIIGFIPSFLRAFLMSILGFYCTLKGVKILNFKTLFIVALVSLSLFPQLLFSVGFYFSLMGVFYIFLYFKHLKDKFSPFIHLILLNLYVCFAMEICVLYFFPLISLQQLSVLAINYIFSIFYPLSAALHIASYGDIFDGLLNNVLNFRLSSTKIFVPAIIFIFYNIASLLAIKFRSIFYILPLFGLLCFAIASYKIYA from the coding sequence ATGCGTTTTAAAGCTTTAAAAAATAGAGAAATTTTTACTATATTTTGCCTGTTTTGCCTTTGTATTTTTTCTATAAATTTGGCTATTAGCTATCATAAATATCAAATTTTTATGGACAAAGGCGAACAAGAGCTAACAGCAACCGTGATTTCTAACTACGAAAAGCTTGGGGATGACGGCAAGAAAAGGCAAATTTTAAAGCTTAAAACTGATGAGTTTTCATTTTATACGCTTGGAGCTAAAACAGATGACTTTAAAGCTGGAGATAGTATATTTCTAAGCGTCATAAATTTAGACGTTAGTTTTAAAAACTATCTTGCTTCCTCCTTTTACATGCCTAGCTTTTCACGCGAAAAACTACCACAAAAAGCCACGCAAAATATCAACCAAAAACTACAATCACTCATCTACGCCCAGCATGAAAATAGTAAAATTTCACAGCTCTACTCTGCTCTATTTTTAGGCACAAGTATTGACGGCGAGCTAAGAGATGATGTCTCGCACCTTGGTATAGCGCATCTTATAGCCATAAGTGGCTATCATTTAGGTTTTATAAGCGCAGTTATATTTTTTGTATTTAGGCCGCTTTTAAAAATTTTATATGCGAGATTTTTACCTTTTAGAAACTACAACTTTGATCTAGCCATTATCGTTTTTATAGTCTTGTCATTTTACTTTTTTATAATAGGCTTTATACCAAGCTTTTTGCGAGCGTTCTTAATGAGTATTTTAGGATTTTATTGCACGTTAAAAGGCGTCAAAATTTTAAACTTCAAGACACTTTTTATAGTAGCGCTTGTTAGCTTGTCGCTCTTTCCACAGCTACTTTTTAGCGTAGGTTTTTACTTTTCACTCATGGGCGTTTTTTACATATTTTTATATTTTAAACACCTAAAAGATAAATTTTCGCCCTTCATTCATCTTATACTTTTAAATTTATATGTTTGCTTTGCAATGGAAATTTGCGTGCTTTATTTCTTTCCACTCATTAGCTTACAGCAGCTTAGCGTCCTTGCTATCAACTACATCTTTAGCATTTTTTATCCATTAAGCGCCGCACTTCATATCGCTTCGTATGGCGACATCTTTGATGGATTGCTAAATAATGTTTTAAATTTTAGACTAAGCTCGACTAAAATTTTCGTGCCAGCCATTATTTTTATATTTTATAATATCGCTTCACTTCTAGCTATAAAATTTAGATCAATATTCTACATTTTGCCACTATTTGGACTTCTGTGTTTTGCTATTGCCAGCTATAAAATTTACGCCTAA
- the ispG gene encoding flavodoxin-dependent (E)-4-hydroxy-3-methylbut-2-enyl-diphosphate synthase: MQRYPTKQIKIRDVLIGGDAPISVQSMTFSKTKDVKGTLEQIQRLYFAGCDIVRCAVFDKEDASALKQIVAGSPIPVVADIHFNHTYALIVSEFVDAIRINPGNIGSAKNIKAVVDACKQRNLPIRIGVNSGSLEKQFEDRYGRTVEAMVESAMYNIKLLEDFDFTDIKISLKSSDVERTMQAYRALRPKTNYPFHLGVTEAGTTFHATIKSAIALGGLLLEGIGDTMRVSITGELEEEIKVAKAILKDSGRQKEGLNIISCPTCGRLQADLMAAVKLVEEKTKGIKEPLNVSVMGCVVNAIGEAKGADVAIAFGKGNGMIMRHGEVVARLPESELVDRFLQEIDDEIKSRD; the protein is encoded by the coding sequence TTGCAACGATACCCAACAAAACAAATAAAAATTCGCGATGTTTTAATAGGTGGCGACGCGCCAATATCCGTGCAATCAATGACATTTTCAAAGACAAAGGACGTAAAAGGCACGCTTGAGCAGATACAAAGGCTATATTTTGCCGGCTGTGATATCGTACGTTGCGCAGTTTTTGACAAAGAGGACGCCAGCGCGCTAAAACAGATAGTTGCAGGCTCACCTATTCCAGTCGTTGCAGACATTCATTTTAACCACACCTATGCACTCATCGTTAGCGAATTTGTCGATGCTATTCGCATAAATCCTGGCAACATCGGCTCAGCCAAAAATATAAAAGCGGTCGTTGATGCCTGCAAACAGCGAAATTTACCTATCCGAATAGGTGTAAATTCTGGCTCGCTTGAAAAGCAGTTTGAGGATCGCTACGGCCGCACAGTTGAGGCGATGGTGGAGAGTGCTATGTATAACATCAAGCTTCTTGAGGATTTTGACTTTACGGACATTAAAATTTCGCTCAAATCAAGCGACGTCGAGCGCACGATGCAAGCTTATAGAGCGCTTCGCCCAAAGACAAACTATCCATTTCACCTTGGCGTTACTGAGGCTGGTACCACTTTTCACGCCACTATCAAGTCCGCGATCGCTCTTGGTGGGCTTTTGCTTGAAGGCATCGGCGATACGATGAGAGTTAGCATAACAGGTGAGTTAGAAGAGGAGATCAAGGTCGCAAAGGCGATCTTAAAAGATAGTGGCCGTCAAAAAGAGGGGTTAAACATCATCTCATGCCCAACTTGTGGGCGTTTGCAAGCTGATCTAATGGCAGCAGTAAAGCTCGTAGAAGAAAAAACAAAAGGTATAAAAGAGCCGCTAAACGTTTCAGTCATGGGCTGCGTGGTAAATGCGATCGGCGAGGCAAAGGGCGCAGATGTTGCCATAGCATTTGGAAAAGGCAATGGCATGATAATGCGTCACGGCGAAGTGGTCGCAAGGCTGCCTGAGAGCGAGCTTGTAGATAGATTTTTACAAGAGATCGACGATGAGATAAAAAGTAGAGACTAA
- a CDS encoding efflux RND transporter periplasmic adaptor subunit: MKKLIILMILGIFSFASEEIFADFEVYAKQSSKLAFESSGKVDKIFVDVSSHVKKGDVLAILDQSSLEIALKKAKNDLELAKNASEFAKNTLNKFTQVRDVTSKQEFDEVKYKFDEAILRVQSAQIAILNAQDRLRKAVLKAPFDGIIASKNIELGEGVSPLSPAFVLNSNEAKILIAIDEKYVDLVKVGDTFKFKLDAASDEKEVKIALIYPEIKRETRKFYAEAYDSWLKPGMFGQGRVLVSKRK, from the coding sequence TTGAAAAAGCTGATAATTTTAATGATACTTGGCATTTTTTCATTTGCTAGTGAGGAAATTTTTGCCGACTTTGAAGTCTATGCCAAGCAAAGCTCAAAGCTCGCATTTGAGAGCAGTGGCAAGGTGGATAAAATTTTTGTAGATGTTTCAAGTCATGTTAAAAAAGGCGACGTGCTAGCCATTCTTGATCAAAGTAGCTTAGAAATCGCTCTTAAAAAGGCAAAAAATGATCTTGAGCTGGCAAAAAATGCTAGTGAATTTGCAAAAAATACTTTAAACAAATTTACTCAAGTAAGGGATGTCACTTCAAAGCAAGAATTTGACGAAGTAAAGTATAAATTTGACGAAGCGATACTTCGGGTTCAAAGTGCACAAATCGCTATTTTAAATGCGCAAGATCGCCTTAGAAAAGCTGTTTTAAAAGCTCCATTTGATGGCATTATCGCTAGTAAAAACATTGAGCTTGGAGAGGGTGTTTCGCCGCTTAGTCCAGCTTTTGTTTTAAATTCAAATGAGGCAAAAATTTTAATAGCAATCGACGAAAAATATGTAGATTTGGTAAAAGTTGGTGATACATTTAAATTTAAACTTGATGCAGCAAGCGATGAAAAAGAGGTAAAAATCGCGCTTATCTATCCAGAGATCAAGCGAGAGACTAGAAAATTTTACGCCGAGGCTTATGACAGCTGGCTAAAGCCTGGCATGTTTGGTCAAGGCAGAGTGCTAGTTAGTAAAAGAAAATGA